The segment CCCCACGCCAAGCCGGCGGTGAACCGCCGACTCGTTGACGGGGCGAGGATCCTGCACGACGGCGATGAAGTCGCGTTCCTCCCTCCGGTGGGAGGTGGATGATGGATGACCATATCAGGATAACGGAGTCCCCGATCGATCCCGATGAGATCGTCTCCCTGCTCACCCACCCCGAAATCGGAGCGGTGGCGACCTTTGTCGGGGTGGTGCGGGGCGAGGAGAACGGGGAGAGGATCTCGCACCTGGAGTACGAGGCCTACACCGAGATGGCCGAGGAGGCGCTGCGCGGTATCATAACCGAGGTGAAACACCGGTGGCCGGAGATCCGCCAGGTGGCGATCGTGCACCGGATCGGGAAACTTGCGGTGGGGGAGATCGCGGTGGTGATCGGGGTATGCGCCGCTCATCGAAGCGGGGTGTTCTCCGCCCTCGGCTACGCGATCGACCGGCTGAAACAGACAGTCCCCATCTGGAAGAAAGAGGTGG is part of the Candidatus Bipolaricaulota bacterium genome and harbors:
- a CDS encoding molybdenum cofactor biosynthesis protein MoaE, with product MDDHIRITESPIDPDEIVSLLTHPEIGAVATFVGVVRGEENGERISHLEYEAYTEMAEEALRGIITEVKHRWPEIRQVAIVHRIGKLAVGEIAVVIGVCAAHRSGVFSALGYAIDRLKQTVPIWKKEVGERGIRWKSEM